The sequence below is a genomic window from Bdellovibrio bacteriovorus.
CATGGTGGTCTTAAGCGAATCGGCCGAAGCCGTAGTCGACAGTGACATGAATTACACAGGATTTATCACGAAAGACCTGCGTTTGGAAAAAGCCGAACGTCTGCCCCTTTCACACCACGATAAGCATTGATTGAAGTTTCGGAAGGTGACAGACTTTTTTCATGATCACCTCTGAAGTTTTAAAAAATTATCGCGCTTACGAAGTACAGCACTTTCAAGTTGAAACTCTTAAAATTGAAAGTGCTGCGCTTAAGGGCAATCCTCTCAAAGATCCAGCGACACGCTTTAATCCTCTTCTTCTCCCCCGCCATGAAGGCCCTTGGCCGGTCATCATGGTTTTAGGTGGATTTACTGGTAACTCCCCTTTTTATTTCAATCCTAAGTTTAATGAACAAAATGCCGTACAGGTGATTGATCAGGCCGTCGAGCGTGGTGAGGCCCCTGAAGCTTTGTATGTGTTTATCGACGCTTTGACTTCTTGGGGTGGTTCTCAGTTTATAAATTCTGCGGCCACAGGAAACTACGAAGATTATATTGTAAAAGAAATCATCCCCGCATTAAAAGAACACTTCCCTGTCTCCCATAACGCCCAAGACTGGTGCGTGATGGGAGGATCTAGCGGAGGCTATGGCGCCCTTCATTTAGGATCAAAGTATCCAGAGATCTTCAGTTATGTCGCGGCGATTGCACCGGATTGTTTTTTTGAAGCCAGCCTCTTACCGGAACTTTATCAGGCCCATCCTTTTTGGGAAAAATATAAAGAGTCTGCCACTCGAGCCCTTGAAGAACTAAGAAATAAGAAATTGATGAAGGCTAAGAACTGGCATTCTGTCGTCAATGCTTTTGGAATGGCCTCTTGCTATTCGGCGAACGGCGTTGGCGTAGAATTTAATTGGCCTTTGGATATTCGCACGGCCGAAAAAATTCCGGCTCTCTGGGAGCAATGGCTCAAACACGACCCTGTCCATTTTTTGCCCAAACGGCTTTCTCACTTAAAAAAACTGTCTGGAATTTATCTGGATGTCGGGAGCAAAGACAACTTCCATCTCCAGTACGGAAGCCGACAAATATCAAAGTTCCTGAATGAAAGTGGCATTGCTCACGAGTATGTGGAGTTCGACGGAAATCATTTCGATATCGGGGAACGCAGAGTCGAAGTATGGAAATGGCTTTCCTCCCTATGGAGAGCGTGATGAAGTGCCTTCTTCCCCTAGTCATCCTTTTAACTTCCTCCTTCGCTGTCGCTCAAACTCCTTCTGAAGAATTGACGAACCAGGAGTTTGAAGATTGGAGTTGGACACCGCAATCGAAGGACACTTTGAAAGTGAAATTCGGAGTGGCTGTTCCTCGCTACAATTTCACGATACTAGCTCCTTCGGGTCTTACGGATGCGAAGTTCTTACCGAACTCGCCGTCGAAATCCAGTCTTGGTTTTTCTTACCGCAATCTGGGCTTTACGGCTTCGGTACAAAACCCAGTTGAAACGGAAGATAAGGAAAAATACGGTTCTTCCTCAGCGGTGGATTTTCAACTGCGCTTTTTTGGAAAGCGCACCTATGAATTCTTTCTGCAAGCTTATGATGGTTACTACATTGAGAACTCAGCGGAACTAGATCCCTCTTTTGCGAACTCATCAAAGAAAATCTTTCGCGATGATATTAAGACACGCAATTTTGGTTTTAACTTCTATTGGAATCTCGATGAAGAAAACTTTTCGCAAGCCATGGCTTTTGACCAAGCGGGTTTTCAAAAAGAAAGTGACTGGGGCCTGTCCGCTTATTTTCATGCAAGTCGAAATTCCATTGCCGCTAAAGAAGCTTTTATCCCTGCAGCCTCAGCTTCGCAATTTGGATCCTTAAGTGACCTTGATGGAATGCAAAGAGATACGGCGGGGCCTGGCATTGCCATCGGAGGCATTGCTGTTTACCAAAATTTTTATGCCACCGCTTTTGTGGGCTTGGGCTTAGGCTATCAAAGGGTGAATTTGGAATACGTGGTGAAGGATGATGAGACCAGCGAATCCCTTGGCAGCTTT
It includes:
- a CDS encoding alpha/beta hydrolase, whose product is MITSEVLKNYRAYEVQHFQVETLKIESAALKGNPLKDPATRFNPLLLPRHEGPWPVIMVLGGFTGNSPFYFNPKFNEQNAVQVIDQAVERGEAPEALYVFIDALTSWGGSQFINSAATGNYEDYIVKEIIPALKEHFPVSHNAQDWCVMGGSSGGYGALHLGSKYPEIFSYVAAIAPDCFFEASLLPELYQAHPFWEKYKESATRALEELRNKKLMKAKNWHSVVNAFGMASCYSANGVGVEFNWPLDIRTAEKIPALWEQWLKHDPVHFLPKRLSHLKKLSGIYLDVGSKDNFHLQYGSRQISKFLNESGIAHEYVEFDGNHFDIGERRVEVWKWLSSLWRA
- a CDS encoding DUF4421 family protein, with amino-acid sequence MKCLLPLVILLTSSFAVAQTPSEELTNQEFEDWSWTPQSKDTLKVKFGVAVPRYNFTILAPSGLTDAKFLPNSPSKSSLGFSYRNLGFTASVQNPVETEDKEKYGSSSAVDFQLRFFGKRTYEFFLQAYDGYYIENSAELDPSFANSSKKIFRDDIKTRNFGFNFYWNLDEENFSQAMAFDQAGFQKESDWGLSAYFHASRNSIAAKEAFIPAASASQFGSLSDLDGMQRDTAGPGIAIGGIAVYQNFYATAFVGLGLGYQRVNLEYVVKDDETSESLGSFSTGRLGLGYNGQRHSAGFQVISDAVSTTIEDGNIESSNIELMVFYSYRFEGINIPPANEVSSWFD